The region AACATGCAATCAACATCAATACATGGAATACTCTTATACATACAAATGGAGCATTATATATACTGAAAATTTATATTTGAATGAAAATTAAAGTTTTAATCAAACTATTCACCTTAAACTAAAAAACCAATTCACAACAACTAAAACATGGATGGATGGGGTTACTAACCTCcaaatttttttcataattttctgatttaGAGAGTTGGTTTCCGTGATTTGAAGTAGTAGCCATCGATCCTCCCTCCGCGGAGCTCTGTTCTATGTTTTGTTGGCCGTTAATAATATTGTTCAATAGGCCTAAACCCAATACTTTGTTAAATATATGTTGGGTATTATTACCTAAtcttaaaatttaaatttaaattattttaaattaaatattacaatatacatattattgaaattttgtaaagtttattaaattaaattttacaaTTTACATATTGTTGagattattttaattttttattaattaaataaattatttttagaTCATTTCCTTCTTAAAATTGTAATATACCTCAAAATTAACCAATGTCATATAAAAAAAAGTGAAACATGCACTGATTTTATTacaaacaaaatttaaaattagttaattatgtttttttaaaaaaattatgacaACACAGCATATATCTTTCTAACATATGTGAAAAAGTATATTCGCGTAATTTTATTTTCGTTAAAAGAGTAATGTTGTGTTACTGTTCAACTGAAAAGTTACgtaaatatttctttttatattatttaatattttttaaaaaattaattatatttaaaacGCGTAGCGCTGGTTAAAATCCCTAGTTAAATCTGAATGTTTTCAAacatattttacaaatatttttttaaaaaaagaattTAGTATCTTcgataatatattttttttttatttttgattaagCTCAGCAGCTCACTAGTATTCTTAGGATAGTTTGATTAGTTTCTCTTTTCTTAACCTATAATAAAACTACCCGACCAAACATAACACATTGTTCAACATTTTACTGTCAGAATGTAAACTACTTTGAAATAGGGCTACACATGGGTCGGGTTGGCCAGATTGTAGGCATTTTTATAACCCGACCCAATTAGAACTGTTTGTATTTTTTTAACTCAAATtgtaaaatataaatttataacTCAACCCTAGTCGTCCTATATCGGTTTGAGTTGGGTTGGGTTGGTTTAAATAGGTTGAATGATTTTATAGAAAAAAGTTTCAATAATATAAATCATCGTTAATTTTGAAATtataaataaactaaaatatGTACTCCCTCGATCCCTTACAATTGTTTAAATTTATGAGAAAGTATCTGGCATGCATTTTAAGGTACATAAAAaggtatagttatgtaacttatttttacaattttctttttttgaataaaagttgaatgttttaatttttatttagaaaaataaaattataaaaaaaattacaaaattatattttatatgcaccttaaaatgcgtgtcagacactctctaaaaaatgtaaacaattgaaagggacagagggagtataacTTATAATTATAGTGCTTatatttaaatttgattaacATTGTAATTTTAGGGGGGTGTATTGAACTAGGATTCTAAAGTATTTTTTTGCATTCATGAAATTCAGGTGTATTCAActgggattttaaaatatgtatCAGAATTGTATGGTATTCAACTAAGATTTTAAATTATGCTACAAAATCTGGTGGTATTCAATCGGGATTTTAAATTATGCTTAAAAATCTGAAGGTATTCAACTGGGATTATTTAAAATTCattaaaatctgatggtattcacaTGCTGACGGATTTATTTGAACCTCATAAAATAATGGATTTTGTGGCATTGTGCAATGTATTTTATAGTTTTTGAAATCCCACCATAATTTATGAGATTTTGAGGAATTGTGTTTAAATTCTAAAGACTCTTCATCAACCGTACGACATTTTATCTAGAATTAACCTAAAATCAAAATTTGATATAATCCATTAAAGTCCATCTATATTATATAATACATTAAAATCATAATTCAATACACCCCCTAAAATCCTAGTTCAATACACTCCTCAGTAATGTATATCATATCATAAATCATATTTGTAACGTGTACCAACCCGTTCGGGTTGAATGCCTGACAAACCATCTATTATCTGTTCGAATTGGTCAGGTTTTTGGAGTTAAAAAATGTTGAGTTGAGTCCATTTGGTCGGTTTAGGTAACCCTGCTTTGAATTGTAGAACACAAAAACATGAACACAAACTTATGGAGCAACATAGTGAAAGAAGCATTTGACAAAACCCTTGTCCTAGCCAAGTTTTTCTGCACTCTTCATCTTACAAACACATATATTTTCACTCCTGCTTATGTAAGTAATTACCTCATCACTTCACATTTTCCcctattttcttgattttttctTAATTAAAGATCATGTCTTTTTTAATCTGTAAGTAATATTAGACAAATTGCTTTCTGGGTTTTGTAGGTTACAGGTCCTAGTATGATACCCACTTTGAAAATCACTGGTGGTTTTGTATTGGCTGAGAAAATCTCTACCAGGTTTGGTAAAGTGGGGAAGGGTGATATTGTGTTGATAAGGTCACCTGAGGATCCTAGAAAGATTGTTACTAAAAGGGTTGTGGGAATGGAGGGTGATAATGTTGATTACAGTGTGAATCGTGACAGTGGTGATGTTTTCGAGAAGATTGCTGTCAGATTCATGTCCTTCGCCAATCAATTTGTGGTTTTTTTATGTGTGTGTTAGTTTGTTGGTTAATTTGCAGGCTTAAATTTGTTATTTTGTACCAATGTGGCTGGTAATTTGTAGTTTTTTCTGTAGGTTGGAGGCTAAAATGGTTTAAAGTAACTAGTAACATGATCCGATGTGTGTTAGTATATTGCAAAGTTTGGCATTTCACATAGGTAGCTTATTAATTGGAAAATGcttactatatttttctaattttgaTTTGGTTTGTGGATATTTTGATTTTGTAGTTTTTTGTAGGTTCCTAAACGCATGTTTGGATATTTTGGTTTGTGGAATATTGATTTTGTAGTTTTTTGTAGGTTCCTAAAGGGCATATTTGGATTGAGGGAGATAACAAGTACATGTCTCGAGATTCAAGAACGTTTGGCCCTGTTCCTTACGGGATGATTGAAGCCAGAATTTTTTGGAAAGTGAGTGCTCTTAGATTCATTAAAATGCCTGTTTCTAGGATTAGTATGTTTATTAATTAAGAAACTCGATTGTTTAAAGTCGGGCATCAGTTCTGTACACAATTATTTCATTTTGTTAACTCATGCTTATTTGAAAGCATTATTGTTATTCAAGATCCAGGTCAGTTATTCACTCGATGCAAATTGTTGTTCGATAGTCTTCAGATAAGAGCCGGGATATGGTTTTTATTTGGGGGTTAACGAAGCATTGTGACAGCCTTGGTCTTCAGTTTATGATGTGTGTCAGCCTGGTCCATTCAGTTCTGTTAGGTGCCTCCTAAATTAGACGTCAGGAACTCTGCATCCAATTTAATTAAATTACTCTTTGAATTTTTGTAGTTTTGAGTGTATATTCTCACAAATGATGTGTGATCTTGCTGAAATTCTTGTTTTTTAATTATAACTTAGTCTGTAATTTATTTTTCACGCATAGGTATGGCCTTTTGAATCTTTTGGATCAGTGGAAAAGAGAATAGGATGAGGTGATTCTCTTTCAAGGTACATCATCGGAATTTCATAGTTCATACTTCATAGTGATGCAGTTCTGTTCAGGAAACTGGTATGACCATAATTTTAATGTGAATTTTCCATTTTATACTGTTACGTTCGTATGAGGGTAAGAGTTTGAGAGTAGTGTATGAAATTACAACATAAATATATTCACAGAATGGCTTCTAAAGATGGTAGCAAGTAGCAACATGGAAATGAATTTTTCTTCTTGTCAAGAAAGTAGCAGCATTAAAGCATTAATTTGAATTTTGTTATCTTGCTTGTCAAGAAAATGAGGCTTGCGCTTAACATTacctagattcctatatattaaCTTCATGTATACTTTTGATGGAAATGGAATTGAGAAATGATATTGTCAAATAAATGCATTGATCATGATATTTTGTTCTCTCGTGTAAAAGGAAACGATCTTCTATTTTGTTAGTATTATATATCTGTTAACATGAAACCAACTGTGCTGTTCTTTTGTATTAGCTTAGGGAGTCTGTATGGTAACAACCTACGAAATGAGTTCCACTGGATTAAGATATCGGCAGTATAGGAAATGAAAGTTCTTTTTAAAATGCATATTAAATCTTTTCATTAAACAATCTAGTTTGTGGTTTTTTATGTCTTTCCTGGTGTTTGCTTCTCTGTAAACATAACTCATGGTATTGCAACTTTTAGTAACCTCCTATTTTATGAGCAACTCTCAATAAAAAATTTTGTTTTCATTTCATATTTACAATAAACAAGAACGCCACGAGGTCAGATAATTAAAAGAGTGAGCCTGAGGTTTCTAAATGGCTTCTCTCCGTCGACTTCATGTATGTCAAGCTTACTTGGGAAGCATATGATGTCAATCAGAATCTATAATAACAGTAATCATATTAATATATTTAGGTTTGAGAGCAGTACAGATCCAATTTATGCTAATCACATCTAAAATAGCATGTAGACACTAAAGCAGTTGGAATCTCGTCAGGGGTCATTACATTAAAGAATTTACTCCAGTCCATAAATAAACAAATTTGAAATTGAAACTAGTCATGAAGATTACATTGTGAAAATTAAGGGACGAAAATATACACTCTAGGCAGTTCTCTTTGTTGATTTTATCCAAATCTAATCCAAATTATTAAACATATGCTCAGTCAAAAAACTATGATTTCTAATTTCTTGTTTTAGCTGTACACTTATCTGCGTACTTTAATCCATCATCTAATGCAGCTGAACTCCGATCTCTGATGGAACAGGAATAAGCATGCTGCACAAATAGTATTCTTCAAGGCTTGGAGTCCATTTATGTGTTATTATTTTGGACTGTGTTGCGTGGGGAAATTTTATACTGCATCTTTTTCTTGGTGCTGAGTCCTTGATATTACAATTCTGATCTACAAAAGGATGAAAAAGTTGCTAGGGACCTCATTATATTTGTCGCCACTCTAGTTTCTTTGTTGTAACATATtgtttagttttatttttttgttGTAAATGGTATGATAGTTGATAgcattaaatttttaatttagttTTTCTATTTGATCCTCCTTTTAACTTTGAGCATTGATTTAAATTTGTAACTATTGGAATGGTTTGCCAAGGACGGGTTCGATACTTCTTATATGGTTTGGCATTGTGAACCATCTGGCATCTATCAGTTCTTTTTGTGTTAGGAAGGTGGCTTTGATGATTAAACTACTGTAATATGATATGAAAAGCCCCAGGAAGCATGTAACTTTTGAAGCACATTAACTATAAGCAGTGGTTTATGTAACACCCTGGAATGAATGTTTGTAGCTGGTACTGGCTAGCTTGCGAAGCTTTTGTTTTTACTACTAAGTGTTCAATCCTATCTCTAAATTACAAACAAAATGGTTAAATAACGCCTGAATCAACCTGTACAAGAAATGATTAATACACATTGTACAGGTTTTCGAAAGAAAAAACAGTAAATCTTTTTGTAACTTATATTACAATGCAAATGATATTGGTTCATTTgtatttttagtgttaaaatgcatttttataatatatatagagTACATGACAGCAGTAATAATTTGGTACAAACCAAATCATAGTACAAACCAAATGATATTGGTTCATTTgtatttttagtgttaaaatgcatttttataatatatatagagTACATGACAGCAGTAATAATTTGGTACAAACCAAATCATAGTACTTGTGGTCATTTCTTTTTGGGAGTCTGAACCTATTGAAGCAAGTAAATATCTTAAAGAATAGACAGTTTGTAGCTGCAAGTTATCTTCTTATCTATTCTCTCCACCTTCACTCAGAGTCTCAAACACACTGCAAATCAGTGATGAGTAGCTCAATTTGTGCACCAGTGTCTCACTCCCTTTCAAAACACAAAAGTTATGGCAATTCTTCTTCATTTTTTCTGTTACCTGCTAAACCCATAACTAGTTTTTCTACTAGAAGTGCTTCTTTTACTACAAGGGCTCTGCTTTCAACTACTAAAGAAGCAGTGTTGAAGGATTTTCATGCAAAAAAGGCTATCAAGGTGAATATGTCAAAATCTTCCAGTGTCTGTGTGTGTGTTCTTTAAGATTTTCTTAATTTTCATTTCTAAAGTTGTTTGTTTACAGATTATTTCAGGCTTGCAGAATTTTGATAAAGACAATGTTGCTTCTGTTGTCACTGCTGCAGATAAGGTTCTTTTGCTACTTTTATTTTCTCATTATATTTGGAAGTTCATATGGTCATGCATAGCTCTGTCATAACTCCCATGGTTATGGTTTTTAAGACTATTGTTAATGTTCAATTAGATATAATACCGATTTAAAGTCCAAAAATATATATGCATGAAAAATAAATTGAACCAGAAAATACAGATGGATGAAATATAAAGTTACTTATTACATAGATGAGGAATAAGTAAATCAATCTGTAAAGTTTGGAAACCATGTACGTAATTTCAGATTACCTACTTACGTTAGTAGTTTAGCCATCCATCACTAACATTCATGAGTGCCATTAATACAGGGAGGAGCAACTCATGTGGACATTGCTTGTGACCCTGATTTGGTGAAGCTTGCAGCAAGTTTA is a window of Apium graveolens cultivar Ventura chromosome 11, ASM990537v1, whole genome shotgun sequence DNA encoding:
- the LOC141698381 gene encoding mitochondrial ATP-independent inner membrane protease subunit 1a-like; this encodes MNTNLWSNIVKEAFDKTLVLAKFFCTLHLTNTYIFTPAYVTGPSMIPTLKITGGFVLAEKISTRFGKVGKGDIVLIRSPEDPRKIVTKRVVGMEGDNVDYSVNRDSGDVFEKIAVPKGHIWIEGDNKYMSRDSRTFGPVPYGMIEARIFWKVWPFESFGSVEKRIG